A segment of the Cellvibrio sp. KY-YJ-3 genome:
TTTTGCACCCACATGAGCTGATTTTTCTCTAATAAATTACGGGTTTGTTACTGGTTTGCATTCATCTGCGATGTAGCCTATGACAGCGGCATCTGCGCAGGCACTACAACCATTGCTGTAGGTTTTTTGTTCGCTTGAAGGGCAGGGTGTAGTAACACAGCGCACGCCGGTATCGCGAGTGGCACAAACTGGTCGATAGTCCATGGTGCATATCTGCGGACGTTGGTCGGGGCACTGAGTCAGTGTGTTGTGCGCTTCTGGTTTGGGCGTAGGTTGTTGGGAGCTGCAGGCGAAAAGTAAGCAGATGGCAATTAATACTGTGGCATTTTTCATCGTGCAGTCCTCGGTTTTATTTTGCGCTCAGCGCGGCCCCATCGAATTGAATACCTGACCACCCGGTTTGCATAAAATTACGGATATTCTGGTGGTCTGTCGCCTCGGGGTGTTGCAGTACATCTTTGCGATAGTAATCACCAAAACAGGCGAGTGTTTGGTTTTCTGAAAAATTGTGCATTTGGGCAAACGAGAAGATTTTACAAGAGCCTGAATTTTGACCCGCTTCATTCACCAGTTTGCCGTTGTTAAAACGCGTAGGTGTGAAGTGATAATGAGCGTCAATCGCAGCAATGGTTTCGCTAAACTCAATCGAATCCGGTGTGTTTTTAAGTGTTGCTAAAAATTGATCGAGGTTCATAACAATCTCTTATTTAACTAAGTTACTGGCGTAGTGAGGCCCGTATTCTACGCTGGCCTTCACCAAAATAATAATTGTTTGCCCCAGCTGGTTCTGGGGAATCAATTGCGCTATGGTTTGAAATATCTTTTCATAGGTTTTTGTGACTCTCATGACCAAGAAACGTCCTATTTATATTCCCTTTGCTGGCCCGGCTTTATTGGAAGCACCTTTGCTCAATAAAGGTAGTGCATTTACAGAACGTGAGCGTCAGCAATTCAATCTTGAAGGCTTGTTGCCTTATAACATCGAGACAATTGAGGAGCAGGAGGCGCGTGTTTATCAGCAGCTCTGCTCATTTGAGTCGCCTATCGATAAGCATATTTATTTGCGCAATATTCAGGACACCAATGAAACGGCTTATTTCCGTTTGGTGACCGATCATCTGACCGAAATAATGCCACTTATTTATACCCCGACGGTAGGCTTGGCCTGCCAGCAGTTTTCAAAAATTTATCGCCGGAAACGCGGATTGTTTATTTCGTACCCTGATCGCGCCCGTATTGATGACATGTTGCAAAACGCTACTAAGCAGAATGTAAAAGTGATCGTAGTGACTGATGGTGAGCGTATCTTGGGGCTAGGTGATCAGGGCATAGGAGGCATGGGTATTCCTATTGGTAAACTCGCCCTTTATACCGCCTGCGGCGGCATTAGTCCTGCTTATACATTACCTGTTACTTTGGATATTGGTACTAATAATGAAGCCCTGTTGAGCGACCCCATGTACATGGGGTGGCGCCATAAGCGCATCACGGGTGATGAGTATTACGAATTTGTTGATGAGTTTATTCAGGCCGTCAAAGTGCGTTGGCCAAATGTGCTACTGCAATTTGAGGATTTCGCGCAAGACCACGCCACACCCTTACTTAACCGTTATCGCGATCAACTCTGCTGCTTCAATGATGATATCCAAGGTACCGCTGCAGTTGCAGTTGGTACTTTGATGGCAGCTTGTCTGGCGAAAGGTGAACAGTTAAAAGATCAGCGAATTGTATTTGCGGGTGCTGGCTCCGCAGGTTGTGGTATCGCCGATCAAATAGTGAAACAAATGATGGCGGAAGGGGCAAGTCATGCAGAAGCCCGGAGTCGCATCTTCTTAATGAGTCGTGATGGGCTGTTGCAAACGAGTTCACCGGATTTGTTTGAATTCCAGCGCCCGTTCTGTACTCCTGACGAGGTAGTTGCTTCATGGCGTTCTGTGTCGTTAGGATCAGATGGGCGCTTAAGTTTGCTGGATGTTGTTACTAATGCGCGCCCGACAGTATTGATTGGTGTCTCAGGGCAGGCCGGTTTATTCACCAAAGCTATTGTGGAAGCAATGCAGGCTCACTGCGAGTATCCACTGATTTTGCCATTGTCTAATCCTACCTCCCAGGCGGAGGCACAACCGGTAGATTTACTGCGCTGGAGTGCGGGCAAGGCAATGGTTGCTACCGGTAGTCCTTTTGCTCCAGTTGACATGGGCGATAGGGTGATAGATATAGCCCAATGTAATAACAGCTATATATTCCCGG
Coding sequences within it:
- a CDS encoding NAD-dependent malic enzyme, with the translated sequence MTKKRPIYIPFAGPALLEAPLLNKGSAFTERERQQFNLEGLLPYNIETIEEQEARVYQQLCSFESPIDKHIYLRNIQDTNETAYFRLVTDHLTEIMPLIYTPTVGLACQQFSKIYRRKRGLFISYPDRARIDDMLQNATKQNVKVIVVTDGERILGLGDQGIGGMGIPIGKLALYTACGGISPAYTLPVTLDIGTNNEALLSDPMYMGWRHKRITGDEYYEFVDEFIQAVKVRWPNVLLQFEDFAQDHATPLLNRYRDQLCCFNDDIQGTAAVAVGTLMAACLAKGEQLKDQRIVFAGAGSAGCGIADQIVKQMMAEGASHAEARSRIFLMSRDGLLQTSSPDLFEFQRPFCTPDEVVASWRSVSLGSDGRLSLLDVVTNARPTVLIGVSGQAGLFTKAIVEAMQAHCEYPLILPLSNPTSQAEAQPVDLLRWSAGKAMVATGSPFAPVDMGDRVIDIAQCNNSYIFPGVGLGVIVAKATRVTDNMMMAASRALASASPLASTGTGALLPLLDDIRAVSKLIAKAVIVQAIADGVALPIPSDLIDEKINKNFWEPEYREYRRTSF
- a CDS encoding HopJ type III effector protein, which codes for MNLDQFLATLKNTPDSIEFSETIAAIDAHYHFTPTRFNNGKLVNEAGQNSGSCKIFSFAQMHNFSENQTLACFGDYYRKDVLQHPEATDHQNIRNFMQTGWSGIQFDGAALSAK